In Ciconia boyciana chromosome 1, ASM3463844v1, whole genome shotgun sequence, the genomic stretch ACCACTTTTGACCTAAGAACATGTCATTCCCCCATTGACCTGACATGGGAACCCAAGCATTTGGTTGGACTCTTATTCACAAGGCTCTCTTGAAAATGAGAGTTAGATTCTTAAAACAGCCCCTGCTGAACCACGCTGGCTGTTGTGAAGAGCTCTTTCACCCCTGCCTCACCAGcaccttcattttcttctgctcagaTAACGCTGTCGTCTTTGGATACCTCCCAGAACGCACCtagttttctttcccaaatttaGCTCCCATCCACAACTGCTATCCGTATCTAGCGTGAGGTCTGCAGCCTTCTGAAAACCACTTCCTGCTGATAAATCCCAGTAGTTGGGATGTTTGGTGTTCTTGCTTTGAAGACCAAGCAAGGAGaaatcctcctcctctgagGGAATTTGTTCAATGGCCCCAGGTGCTCGTGGGACAAAAATGTGCCTCTGGAAAGGCTTTGTTAATTTGTGCAGCTttgccttctccttctccacctTGCAATGATGTTTTCGGAGACTGAGAGCCCTTCCAGGGGCTGGCAGTGATGGGAACTCGCCCCTTCCTTACCTGACTCCATTGCCCCATGACTTAATAAGGTCGAAAATTCCTGGTAGGGTAGAGGCCAGTCTTCTGCACCCCAAAGGCTGTGATGAAGATGTTGAGGATGACCGTGATGAAGATGAGAGCTGTGGCAGCATTGTTGAGTATATTCAGGCGGGGTTGCTTTGCAACATCATTCAGGTTCAAACGAGCTGTGCGATacaatgcaaaaagaaagggagattTGTAGCTTGACTCCaagtcccccagcccctgcaagcCTTCCCTGCCTGGCAAATGTCCATGGTGCCCCTGGGCCCTGTGGCCACAGAGCTGGGGGAATAGTCCAAGGAACTTTACAGGGGCCACAGCTTGCCCTGGGACAAATAGGAGgacagagcagagggaaaacagctttttttaatgttgtgtcTTTGTTTTGCCATGGAGGTGTCATGGCTGCCAACAGGCCAACCCTAAATAGCCAAATTAGTGCTGCATGCTAGCCAGGCATGTGCCATGTGACCCCCCCCACTGCACGGCCATGGGACATGGCAAGGGAAGGCTGGGTGACATGGGGGACGAGGTGAGCAATGTCGTACTTGGGTTGGAGGCCAGTTCCCCCTTGACACCCAGATCTCACATACGTGCTGACACAGCTATCAAgcccctcctcacccccagACCAAGAGGGATCTGGGTACACGAATGGGATCAGCCCTAGCTGCTGGGCATCGATCAGTTCAGACACGGGAATGCCCTGGTTACTGGGGCTGTCTGGCCAATAAGCCACGTGAACGGCAGCCTTGTGGCTCCCTGCCCTCAGTTGtggtcccctgtcccccttcTCCTCACAGCTGGCTCCAGCCACCGCAGCTGCCACCAGGAAAGGCTGTGCCATGGTGGGGTAGGGGAAGGAACATGTCACAGGATTTCCTGTAGCCTCTGATCCTGTGTCCCACATAAAAAACACATAGGATATACAGGAAAAGCCAGCGTTCTGCACTTTTAATACTGGGCATGTGTTGGAGGCTGAGATACAGCAACTCCTGTATCAGACGGAGTACTGGGCAAGCCTGTCTGAAGTGCTGGTGTGAATGTACTGTCCATATGGCACTAGGAGAACTGAGGGATTGGTTAAATGTGAGGTTAACGTAGGGAATACTTCTGCCTAAATTGTGCTGTTAGGCCCCAGCTTGAGCGAGGCGAAAGATACAGCTAAAATGTAGTATCTGCAGGAGCTGCATGAAGTGGCACATTACAGGGTGGGCAGCAAGAGGCCACCCAGCTCTCTCCCTGCGACAGGGATTCAGCAGTGGGGAAGTGAAGGAAGAGCAGCGCTCAGAGCTGTTGtgcaagattaaaaaacaacccACTCCCCACTTTGAAAAGCAGTAACACAGACCTCCCCACTGCCAGTGTCAAGCTGTCTTCAGTCCTCCTGCCTTCAATCCAGCCCTGGTTGGAGCCAGGGGAAACCATTCAGGGGAAGAggcttctccctcccacccccgtGCCGGCCAAGCCATGGGATGCCCTACCGCAGCAGCACCCTGCGAGGGTGCACGCACCTCGGCAGCCGCCTTACCGGTGATGATGAGGAGAATCCCAATCACCACCTGGAAGAAGAGGGAGATGCTGATGAGCACGATGAGGGTGGCGTAGTACTGGAAGGAAGCCCCCTGCTCCAACACCGCTTTGAGCTGCGTGACGTTCGCCATGAACAGTGCCACGTCCAGCATGCTCTCCGCCACGCTTTTCTTCGTCGCGTAGTGGTTGATGTTCATCGGCCCGTTAATCCGGAGGTGAGGATTCATGCCCTGGGGAGACAGGAGAAACCACATGAACTGGTACGATTGCTAAGCCGACAGACCCGTCCGTGTCAAAtgggctgctgcctccccatgGGGTTTATCCAGAAAGCCTGGGAAAGAGTCAAAGTTGCATATTTTAAACGTGTTGAGAGCGCCCAGTTTCCCCTCGGTCACCTTGTGATATTAATAGGCACAAGATACTTGCAGTGATCAAGAGCTCAGCAAGGTTAGAAAAATAGTGGgtatttttgtggaaaacaaGCTTGTCCAGAGTTACAGTAATATAGATTACCCAGAGCCAGGGATTTTGCAAGGAATATTAAATTCCCTTCCTTGAGGGCACAGACAAGCCTCAAACTTACAGGGGATTAGAGAGAGACCTCTTTGGGTCTGGTGTTCAAAGGAGTGTCAGTGGCTGGGCTTCATATCTCCTCTGAACACTTTTTCCTCACTACTGTCTTAGACAAGATGCTAGAGCAGATGGGACAATCCACatgtttgtttctgaaactgGGGGCACTGGTTCTTCAAAACGTCAGGCACTGAAACGCACCGAGACAAGGGGTGGGATCCATCACACCTAACTTTAAGTAATCGTTCAGGCACATTTGTTtgtcagtggaaagaaacaggtATTTACAAGGGGTAAATCACCTGGTTTCCCTTAACCTAATTACAAGCCATGGGTCATTTGGCTGCTTTCAGCCATCCACCTTTTCTCTATCTTTTTTGTTAAGTGAGTTCCCCTGTTAGCTGTCTTGACccaaatgattaaaaaaaaaaaaaaagatagaaaaggaGACGACAGTTTTCAATTCACCCAGAGTGTCATCAGCTGGTAATAAACCACCAGCAAAGGCAACAATTACAAAAGATTTGGATATATCTGCAGCAAGCTATGatcttctttcttaaaaagaagatCCACGTAGCACGTAGCAGACAGGCTTCAGTTCTGGGTAATCAGCCTCCTGTCAGCTGTAGTGGAGACCGGCAGCCTTGCCCTCAGCGCTATCTGATGGATAACCCTTTAAATCTGGAGATAAGGGCCAGGTGTGGGCCTGACGTGACCTCTTCTGCTCAGAGTGGTGGAAGAGATTTCTCCAGGTGCATACTGGAAGCAGGACTGTGCCTACATCAAATCGTAAGACCTATTTCAGTCCTTTTGTAccagataaaatacaaaatgtaatCTTTCCTGCATGCTCTGGGCATGACACTAGAGAGGGGTTATGGCTAGTGCTTCACGCTGCTGTCTCTAGTCTCTTTGTGGCATCCTCAGGCAAGAGGGGCTTTCTCTGTGCCAGGGTGGGAATGTGAGCAAAGCCAGTGATTCTGGGAGAGTGCTGCACGTGGTTGTGTGTCCGATACTGAAATTGGGGCTGAATTTTGGAAGGGCAA encodes the following:
- the NINJ2 gene encoding ninjurin-2, which encodes MLDVALFMANVTQLKAVLEQGASFQYYATLIVLISISLFFQVVIGILLIITARLNLNDVAKQPRLNILNNAATALIFITVILNIFITAFGVQKTGLYPTRNFRPY